The following is a genomic window from Candidatus Poribacteria bacterium.
CTCCCGGATATTGAAGGGCGTGAGGCGTTTAGGAACATGGGCATGACTTGACCGATAAACGGATTGCAGTTATCGGCACGGGTGCCAGTGCCTTTCAATTTGTCCCAGAGATTGCCAAACAGGCGGGCGAAATATTTGTCTTTCAGCGGACTCCGAACTGGATTGCAATCGAGCCCGTATATCATGACGACATCCCGGAGGGCAAACACTGGCTTCTAAACCACGTACCGTTCTATGCCAAATGGTTCCGCCTTTTCAGGTTCTGGCATGTCGCCGAAGGTGTGCTCGCTTGGGTAAAAAAAGATGCTTCATGGACAGACCAAGCCCGTTCGATTAGTGCCGCCAACGATGAACTTCGTGCCCAATTTACCAAAGGCATGAAATCAATCGTGGGAGATGATGCAGATCTGCTACAAAAATGTATTCCAACATATCCGCCGGCGGGCAAGCGGATGCTGGTGGACAACGGCACATGGCTCAAAACGCTGAAGCGGGACAACGTCCATCTCGTCACTGAGCCAATTGCCCAAATTACTGAGACAGGGATTGCGACCAAATCGGGCGAAACTTACGAAGTGGATATACTAATCTATGCCACGGGATTTTATCCTAGCCGTATGCTCTGGCCAATGAAAATCAAAGGTTTGGGAGGAATTGATCTTCAAGAA
Proteins encoded in this region:
- a CDS encoding NAD(P)/FAD-dependent oxidoreductase — translated: MTDKRIAVIGTGASAFQFVPEIAKQAGEIFVFQRTPNWIAIEPVYHDDIPEGKHWLLNHVPFYAKWFRLFRFWHVAEGVLAWVKKDASWTDQARSISAANDELRAQFTKGMKSIVGDDADLLQKCIPTYPPAGKRMLVDNGTWLKTLKRDNVHLVTEPIAQITETGIATKSGETYEVDILIYATGFYPSRMLWPMKIKGLGGIDLQEHWDGNPRAYLGMTIPKFPNLFCMYGPNTNIVANGSIIFFSECEMRYILGCIKLLIETGYAALDCKQSVHDAYNQWVDEGNLQMAWGASDVRSWYKNSQGRVTQNWPFTLLEFWKRTQTPEKSDYTLYKAVTPRTSPCDPHRHGGLCR